One stretch of Calonectris borealis chromosome 5, bCalBor7.hap1.2, whole genome shotgun sequence DNA includes these proteins:
- the SIX1 gene encoding homeobox protein SIX1, producing the protein MSMLPSFGFTQEQVACVCEVLQQGGNLERLGRFLWSLPACDHLHKNESVLKAKAVVAFHRGNFRELYKILESHQFSPHNHPKLQQLWLKAHYVEAEKLRGRPLGAVGKYRVRRKFPLPRTIWDGEETSYCFKEKSRGVLREWYAHNPYPSPREKRELAEATGLTTTQVSNWFKNRRQRDRAAEAKERENTENNNAATNKPNQLSPLDGSKPLMSSSEEEFSPPQSPDQNSVLLLQGNLSHARSSGYSLSGLAASQTPHSLQGHQLQDSLLGPLTSSLVDLGS; encoded by the exons atGTCGATGCTGCCGTCGTTTGGCTTCACGCAGGAGCAGGTCGCCTGCGTCTGCGAGGTGCTGCAGCAAGGGGGGAACCTGGAGAGGTTGGGCCGGTTCCTCTGGTCGCTGCCGGCCTGCGACCACCTGCACAAGAACGAGAGCGTCCTGAAGGCCAAGGCGGTGGTGGCCTTCCACCGCGGCAACTTCCGCGAGCTCTACAAGATCCTGGAGAGCCACCAGTTCTCCCCCCACAACCACCccaagctgcagcagctctggctgaAGGCTCACTACGTGGAAGCCGAAAAACTGCGGGGCAGACCCTTGGGCGCCGTCGGCAAATACCGCGTCCGCCGAAAATTCCCTTTGCCCCGCACCATCTGGGACGGCGAGGAAACCAGTTACTGCTTCAAGGAGAAATCCCGGGGCGTGCTGCGGGAATGGTACGCCCACAACCCCTACCCGTCCCCCCGGGAGAAGCGGGAGTTGGCGGAAGCCACCGGTCTCACCACCACCCAGGTCAGCAACTGGTTCAAGAACCGGAGGCAGCGGGACCGAGCGGCGGAGGCGAAGGAAAG GGAAAACACGGAAAACAACAACGCGGCCACCAACAAACCGAACCAACTCTCGCCTCTGGATGGGAGCAAACCCCTCATGTCCAGCTCCGAGGAAGAGTTTTCTCCTCCCCAAAGCCCGGATCAGAACTCGGTCCTGCTCTTGCAGGGGAACCTCAGCCACGCCAGGAGCTCCGGCTACTCCCTGAGCGGCTTAGCCGCATCCCAGACCCCTCACAGCCTCCAAGGCCACCAGCTCCAGGACTCGCTGCTGGGACCCCTCACGTCCAGCCTGGTGGATCTGGGATCCTAA